One Globicephala melas chromosome 4, mGloMel1.2, whole genome shotgun sequence genomic window carries:
- the KRTAP23-1 gene encoding LOW QUALITY PROTEIN: keratin-associated protein 23-1 (The sequence of the model RefSeq protein was modified relative to this genomic sequence to represent the inferred CDS: inserted 1 base in 1 codon; substituted 1 base at 1 genomic stop codon), producing MSYNCCSGNFSSHSLGGYQCXPGFSRGSFYPSNLVYSTXPLLSQHLLAGLLSLQSGDLL from the exons ATGTCCTACAATTGCTGCTCTGGAAACTTCTCCTCCCACTCCCTTGGGGGTTACCAGTGCTAGCCAGGCTTCTCCCGTGGCTCCTTCTACCCCAGCAACCTGGTCTACAGCA GACCTCTACTCTCCCAACACCTGCTAGCTGGACTCCTCTCTTTACAGTCAGGAGACCTGCTGTGA
- the LOC115865831 gene encoding keratin-associated protein 13-1-like — translation NSESSHCNSAELTSPVNMSYNRCSGKFSFFLGDHLCYSGSSCGSSYPATWSTGTGTVSCSPTTCQLGSSLYSGCQETCCKPTRYQTFYVLSRPSQISCYHSTTSTLCRPSQTTYSRSLGFGSSNSCSLGYGSGSSYLPGCGSSSFRPVAYRVRGFPSLNYGSRFCYPSYFTSGNFQSCYRPTCGSGSY, via the coding sequence AACTCAGAATCTTCTCACTGTAATTCAGCTGAACTCACATCTCCTGTCAATATGTCCTACAACCGCTGCTCTGgaaaattctcttttttccttggggACCACCTGTGCTATTCAGGCTCCTCCTGTGGCTCTTCTTATCCAGCAACCTGGTCTACTGGTACTGGTACTGTCTCCTGCTCTCCTACTACCTGCCAGCTGGGCTCCTCTCTCTACAGTGGTTGTCAGGAGACCTGCTGTAAACCCACTAGGTATCAGACATTCTATGTGCTGTCTAGACCTAGCCAGATATCCTGCTACCACTCAACAACCTCCACACTCTGCAGGCCCTCTCAGACAACTTATTCTAGGTCTCTAGGCTTTGGGTCCAGCAACAGCTGCTCCCTGGGCTATGGATCTGGAAGCTCCTACTTACCAGGCTGTGGTTCCAGTAGCTTCAGACCCGTGGCTTACAGAGTCCGTGGTTTCCCTTCTCTAAACTATGGATCTAGATTCTGCTACCCATCCTACTTCACTTCTGGGAACTTCCAGTCTTGTTACAGACCAACCTGTGGATCTGGCTCCTACTGA